In Bos indicus x Bos taurus breed Angus x Brahman F1 hybrid chromosome 23, Bos_hybrid_MaternalHap_v2.0, whole genome shotgun sequence, a single genomic region encodes these proteins:
- the LOC113881788 gene encoding lymphocyte antigen 6 complex locus protein G6f isoform X2: MAVLFLLLLFLCGLPQAETDSIQAIYVVLGEALELPCPSPPALNGDEFLSWFHSPAAGSSTALVAHVQVARPSRDPGKPRRESRLTLLGNYSLWLEGSKAGDAGRYWCALLGQRYRYQNWRVYDVSVLRGSQFSARAADGSSCSVLLCSVVPARSLDSVTWQEGKGPVKGDVQSFWGDGATLLLMCPGEGLPEPRAHKPGIIRCLVPQNKGISFSLAASTDASPALCAPSADWDVAWILTLLLTVGQGFTIVVLGVMLWRQRAQGAQHRNASFPQFKPEIQVYENIHLAHLSPPAPKTR; this comes from the exons ATGGCTGTCTTATTTCTCCTCCTTCTGTTCCTATGTGGGCTTCCCCAGGCTGAAACAG acAGCATCCAGGCCATCTATGTGGTCTTGGGGGAGGCACTAGAGCTGCCATGTCCTTCACCACCTGCCCTGAATGGGGACGAATTCCTGTCCTGGTTCCACAGCCCGGCAGCAGGCTCCTCCACTGCTTTAGTGGCCCACGTCCAAGTGGCCAGGCCCTCCCGagaccctgggaagcccagaagagaaTCCAGGCTCACACTGCTGGGAAACTACTCTTTGTGGCTGGAAGggtccaaggcaggagacgccgGGCGGTACTGGTGTGCCCTGCTGGGTCAGCGCTACAGGTACCAGAACTGGAGGGTGTATGACGTCTCCGTGCTCAGAG gaTCCCAGTTCTCTGCGAGGGCTGCAGATGGATCTTCCTGCTCTGTCCTCCTGTGTTCTGTGGTCCCTGCCCGGAGCCTGGACTCTGTGAcctggcaggaggggaagggtcCTGTGAAGGGGGATGTGCAGTCCTTCTGGGGTGATGGGGCTACCCTGCTCTTGATGTGTCCTGGGGAGGGGCTTCCTGAGCCCAGGGCACATAAACCAGGAATCATCCGCTGCCTTGTGCCTCAGAACAAAGGGATCAGCTTTAGCCTGGCAG CCTCCACGGATGCCTCCCCTGCCCTCTGTGCCCCTTCCGCAGACTGGGATGTGGCCTGGATCCTGACACTGTTGCTCACAGTGGGTCAGGGGTTCACCATTGTGGTCCTTGGCGTCATGCTCTGGAGGCAGAGGGCCCAGGGGGCTCAACACAGAA ATGCTTCGTTTCCTCAGTTCAAACCCGAGATCCAGGTCTATGAGAACATCCATTTGGCCCATCTCAG CCCACCTGCCCCTAAAACCAGGTGA
- the LOC113881788 gene encoding lymphocyte antigen 6 complex locus protein G6f isoform X3: MAVLFLLLLFLCGLPQAETDSIQAIYVVLGEALELPCPSPPALNGDEFLSWFHSPAAGSSTALVAHVQVARPSRDPGKPRRESRLTLLGNYSLWLEGSKAGDAGRYWCALLGQRYRYQNWRVYDVSVLRGSQFSARAADGSSCSVLLCSVVPARSLDSVTWQEGKGPVKGDVQSFWGDGATLLLMCPGEGLPEPRAHKPGIIRCLVPQNKGISFSLAASTDASPALCAPSADWDVAWILTLLLTVGQGFTIVVLGVMLWRQRAQGAQHRNASFPQFKPEIQVYENIHLAHLRKPHAML, from the exons ATGGCTGTCTTATTTCTCCTCCTTCTGTTCCTATGTGGGCTTCCCCAGGCTGAAACAG acAGCATCCAGGCCATCTATGTGGTCTTGGGGGAGGCACTAGAGCTGCCATGTCCTTCACCACCTGCCCTGAATGGGGACGAATTCCTGTCCTGGTTCCACAGCCCGGCAGCAGGCTCCTCCACTGCTTTAGTGGCCCACGTCCAAGTGGCCAGGCCCTCCCGagaccctgggaagcccagaagagaaTCCAGGCTCACACTGCTGGGAAACTACTCTTTGTGGCTGGAAGggtccaaggcaggagacgccgGGCGGTACTGGTGTGCCCTGCTGGGTCAGCGCTACAGGTACCAGAACTGGAGGGTGTATGACGTCTCCGTGCTCAGAG gaTCCCAGTTCTCTGCGAGGGCTGCAGATGGATCTTCCTGCTCTGTCCTCCTGTGTTCTGTGGTCCCTGCCCGGAGCCTGGACTCTGTGAcctggcaggaggggaagggtcCTGTGAAGGGGGATGTGCAGTCCTTCTGGGGTGATGGGGCTACCCTGCTCTTGATGTGTCCTGGGGAGGGGCTTCCTGAGCCCAGGGCACATAAACCAGGAATCATCCGCTGCCTTGTGCCTCAGAACAAAGGGATCAGCTTTAGCCTGGCAG CCTCCACGGATGCCTCCCCTGCCCTCTGTGCCCCTTCCGCAGACTGGGATGTGGCCTGGATCCTGACACTGTTGCTCACAGTGGGTCAGGGGTTCACCATTGTGGTCCTTGGCGTCATGCTCTGGAGGCAGAGGGCCCAGGGGGCTCAACACAGAA ATGCTTCGTTTCCTCAGTTCAAACCCGAGATCCAGGTCTATGAGAACATCCATTTGGCCCATCTCAG
- the LOC113881788 gene encoding lymphocyte antigen 6 complex locus protein G6f isoform X1, which produces MAVLFLLLLFLCGLPQAETDSIQAIYVVLGEALELPCPSPPALNGDEFLSWFHSPAAGSSTALVAHVQVARPSRDPGKPRRESRLTLLGNYSLWLEGSKAGDAGRYWCALLGQRYRYQNWRVYDVSVLRGSQFSARAADGSSCSVLLCSVVPARSLDSVTWQEGKGPVKGDVQSFWGDGATLLLMCPGEGLPEPRAHKPGIIRCLVPQNKGISFSLAASTDASPALCAPSADWDVAWILTLLLTVGQGFTIVVLGVMLWRQRAQGAQHRSESFLPRRVDSYLTSLSFFSRGEGGIRKIALSHLVTSLLHFIWLFLSRCFVSSVQTRDPGL; this is translated from the exons ATGGCTGTCTTATTTCTCCTCCTTCTGTTCCTATGTGGGCTTCCCCAGGCTGAAACAG acAGCATCCAGGCCATCTATGTGGTCTTGGGGGAGGCACTAGAGCTGCCATGTCCTTCACCACCTGCCCTGAATGGGGACGAATTCCTGTCCTGGTTCCACAGCCCGGCAGCAGGCTCCTCCACTGCTTTAGTGGCCCACGTCCAAGTGGCCAGGCCCTCCCGagaccctgggaagcccagaagagaaTCCAGGCTCACACTGCTGGGAAACTACTCTTTGTGGCTGGAAGggtccaaggcaggagacgccgGGCGGTACTGGTGTGCCCTGCTGGGTCAGCGCTACAGGTACCAGAACTGGAGGGTGTATGACGTCTCCGTGCTCAGAG gaTCCCAGTTCTCTGCGAGGGCTGCAGATGGATCTTCCTGCTCTGTCCTCCTGTGTTCTGTGGTCCCTGCCCGGAGCCTGGACTCTGTGAcctggcaggaggggaagggtcCTGTGAAGGGGGATGTGCAGTCCTTCTGGGGTGATGGGGCTACCCTGCTCTTGATGTGTCCTGGGGAGGGGCTTCCTGAGCCCAGGGCACATAAACCAGGAATCATCCGCTGCCTTGTGCCTCAGAACAAAGGGATCAGCTTTAGCCTGGCAG CCTCCACGGATGCCTCCCCTGCCCTCTGTGCCCCTTCCGCAGACTGGGATGTGGCCTGGATCCTGACACTGTTGCTCACAGTGGGTCAGGGGTTCACCATTGTGGTCCTTGGCGTCATGCTCTGGAGGCAGAGGGCCCAGGGGGCTCAACACAGAAGTGAGTCCTTCCTTCCCAGAAGGGTGGATTCATATCTCACCTCTCTATCCTTCTTCTCTAGGGGAGAAGGTGGGATAAGGAAGATAGCTCTGAGTCACCTGGTGACTTCTCTGCTGCACTTCATATGGCTTTTTCTCTCCAGATGCTTCGTTTCCTCAGTTCAAACCCGAGATCCAGGTCTATGA